ATCAGGTGCTATGAAGAAAAGAGGCACAAGATACTAAACCACGATGCACTGCTGtaatacttaaatgtattacCCGAAACTTGTGTAAAATGCACTTCACTATGAATGTACACATGGACACTGTTCTTGACTGtatgtaacaaaaaaacaagtatgGCAGTGATGTACACCTTGCTGCATTTCCAGTGCTCAAGTTAACTTTCTATTTTGGGTGCAATGCATTCATCTTAATATaatactgagactgctctcactGGACCAGGCCTTGACCTATGCCTAGAAAACCTTTTTCTCATGTGGCTTGATCTGGGAGGTGTGGATCTTGTCTGGTGTGCAAGGGCTCAATCTTCGCATGGTCCAGGACTGGCCCACTGCGACCAGTTTCAAATGTTGGGCACTGGAAGTACAGCTGGTTTAAGGGTGATGCAGGGTAAAACGGGAGGATGAGAAATAAAGTGGACAATTTGGCGGTTTGGCCACTCTTAGTCCAGatgtctttgtttttattactaTGCTTTTTTTTATACATCGGTGTAATGTTGACATGCAGAAAACTCCACCTAGCTGTACAGTGTTATTGTGTCATTAAAGCCTCAGCGTTGCACTTAACTTGTGTCCagtaaattattattcttttatttatttttttcctctatCTGCCctccccccccctttttttttctaaaaaaaaaaaagactcccCTCACTAGGGTGCACTTGTTTGTTGCTATTGTccatgtgtttttaatttgcaaGGGCCAGATCATTACTGTGGGCTTGTCATGACTCCAGCAGCTCAGTTGGTGGTGaactttaaaatagaaactcTAGCACTAGGTTTCTCACCACTGTCTGCTTTTGCCCAAATATACTATAGAGTGGCCTTTTTCTTAATCTGTACtgtaaggtgttttttttttttttttgtgtgtgtgtatttttacttCTAATTCTTTAAAGATGGTCTGGATGATGGCTGAGTTTAGCCCAAATGTCACAAGCTTCTCAGATTCTCCAACTGATTTTATATTTCAGCATTTGCCATACGTTATGTCACTTTGAATGACAGCTTTGACATCTAAAAAGTCGGTTTGATGGTTTCCTCTAAATTTAATCCGATTTTGCCCAGAGGAATGGTGTATAGAAATTGATAAACAACTTTTCATACAATACTGTTCAACAATGCGCAAAAATAAGTTTACTTCTAACAGCATTGAGAGCATCTTCACTAGTTCACTGAATAGTTAATCCCTTACTTCAGTGATCCTACTTTTAGCGCTCAtaaaaatatgctaaaaatcaacggaaagtttttatatttctgcagtgtttatttaaattgatgATTATGTGATTAAGGAGATTGTTTGTTGTACTTATCGTGCAAGGCAAATACGTATTTGTTTTGTAACCAATATAATCCGCCTTCAAACGACTAAAAGATCAGACCTGTTTAGACTCGAATAGCGCTGGTTAAGGGGCGTGGCAAAATGATTAGCAGGCTTCTTTATTGGCTGTTCTCTTCGCAGACGTCGCTCGCTATTGGCTGCGCTGAGGGAGTAGCAGAGAGCGTTTACAGTACAGCCTTTGAAGAAGGCAGAGTGAAGTATGACAGATGAGGCTGCTCCGCACGCGATGTTCACCGTTTGCATAGATGAGAACACACCTCGATATACAAGGTGagtcccccccccccaatcTTTTCAAAGAAACAGGTCAAACTACTTGGCTTTCCTATTTGTGCATTCGCATCAAAGTTGTTCTGAGATATTATACCTTGTAAAACTCTTAAACGGAGTTTACAGCAAACAAAACCTGTTTGCATCAGTTTTTGTTCCATTGCATCGATGCATATTTGCTGCATTACGTTTCGACTGCGATTTTATAACCTGCGCTCAGCGTGTAACTTTATTGGAGCACATCTGTTCAAAGCAAGTTTAGCCCCTGTACTAACCCATCAAGTTCtgtattgttttttattgtattttgttgtgttATGCATCAGTGCAGTACGGAAGGAACCTGCTCTTTTACGTTGCAGCAGGGTTATTTTGGGCACCTTTCTGTCTCTGTTCCGGTTTAAGTCTTGTTTTGATTGTTTAGAGACACGCAACAATGGCCGCGTGTCAAATATATGGTGAGCTGCCTAACTAGGCAGCATTTCTGGGTGACATATGCGTGCTGGATGCCCAGAAATGTAAGCAGCTTGCTAGGTTTTGAGACACAACCAATGCCAACTAGTCTAAATATGCCTGTTTTTGAAACCAGACGTGCCCTGATAATGCCTGTGCATGTCACACAATCCAAAATATTTGGGTTATCTTTATACATCCCAAACCTTAGCTCACAGAGTCTATTTATGTGTCATTCAACCTTAACAGAAATTTTGATATCAGAGGTTGTTTGTCTTTACTGTGTTCTTGTGACTTGTTTTAGTAAATTCCACAGATTTTATCTTACATTATCTCATCTCAGTGCTTTGCTATCAGATAACTGATTGATCCACTCAGCATTCGAGTTGCCTTTTCTGTATTCATTTGGTTTTATTATTAACATGGGTTTGTTGATGATCGGCATGTGCTTTAATCACTGTAAGAGTTCTGTTAATTTGACACCTGTTCAGACAGCATTTCAGTACAAAGTTAAATGCTTATCTGCTTCTTGTCACAAACACACCCTGCTCAGCCGAAGTTCGgtgtatttcatttaaaaaataaacacatgtgATCTGTATGATTTTGCCGCATAAATTGTCGCCCTGAGATGTTTCACATTTCTGCATTGTTTATGCAGGTTAACGTTGGAGCTGGTGAGTTGTAACATCAACATCCCACAGGCGTCTTATGTTGCATAAAAAAAGGCATCAAAAAGTAAAGGCCAAGGGCATGCATGAATAGCGCCCCTACCCACCTGCTCAAGTCAGCGCATTGCCCTTGAGAAATGGCTCATGGCCTTAGTTTTTAAATGACGTTTTTCATTTCCCCCCTTTTCTTTCCCCCCTTTCTGACAAATCCCCTGATTCAGCTGCATCCATCAGGTTGATGCTCCGCTATAGCGTACAGCTGACGGTTTGTTATCTGCTTGTTTCATTGTCTTAGTTTTCGAGACGTTGGACCGAAGATTGACCCTAAGTGAAGCTTCCACCATGGGATTCATGTTTCTTTAAAGATAAAATTGTAAAGGCATAGTTTCACATTTGATAATATCTTGTGATGCGCATCTAGTGTACCAATCCCATTGTATTCCTTTAGTCATGCATTTGATCCTCAGTTGTTTTAAAgtaaaagggggaaaaaaaagcacaaatttcCAGTCCGGGTAGAAAATGCGTTAAGTGAAAGCCAGCTTGCTCAGCATAAAATGAAAGATTGATGCCAGTACAAAAGTGAGAACTCAAAGGACATGTTCTCAAGGTTACACCCTCTCAAATATTTCACGTGATTTAGTAAATGTGCCCACAGGACGTTTAATAGATTGTCACGTTTTCTCCCCTGTGTGCCGTACCAGAATTGCTGAAGGAAATTATGCGATGTGAAATTGAGCTGGAATGGTTTTCACAGTAACTGAAATACTATGAGAAGCACACAAATTCTGCATAACAGTGATCTGGATTCGTAGCATccacatttgttttattttcgatgcactttttacatttgtaattacacCAGTTTTATTAACATGAAATAATCATGTCTTCAAACAATTAACTTGTCTCATTTAgcaaaaaaaggtttttgtaAAGCGCCttagatttattaataaattaaaagtattCATGTCTGTAAGTCTCTAAAGCTGTCTATGAGACTGCTGTAATGCGTTTTGATTGGAAGTCCCAAAGAGAAGGGAAATATTTCCACTTCTCTATCACAAGATAATGTGCACCTAATAACGAATAAGCCCTCAGGGGCGTCCGTCTATTCATGCTACAATAGCAGGCTTAAttgcattattaattatttttctccTCAAGGGATGGAGCGGAATTATACGTATATGAGCAATTACTTACTTGGTATTAAACCTTTGAACTTGAAAAAGAAGAGAGCGCAATGCAATaactgttttgctttgttttgcatGTCACGGTCACAtgagcaaattattattttatggctGTAAGTGTAACAACAGGAAATCTGGAGTGTGGCTTATGCTGAAAATGTGGCCACAAGTCATTTATCTTTAACTTAGCCACTTGATAAGTGTTCATTCTTTTCTCAGGTGATTGACGTGTAGTACCGGCACACTTCATTTCGCCTTGAGTATTTCTCCCTTAGTGACAAGCATTGAGCCAAgcaattaaaatgcatattagcTGTACAGTACCTGAAGGAAACAAATGCCCTCGAATAAATTTTAGATGAGGTAAGGAAATATTTTTAAGCTCTGAATTGGTTAAGGTCAGAAGGAAGCTTGAGTGCTGGAGGGGTTTTGAACTCTCATTCATTGGTCAGCTTCATGCATGCTAATAGTCGTGTCATgcaggtttcagaaattgtgccTATGGGCTCAACTAAACTAGGTCACATTTTGCTGTTGCTTGTAAGGGGAAGTTTTTCATCCAGTGAAAATTTATATTCTCATTGTGTGGCCATATAAACACTTAAGTGGATTACACTGCCCATTGAGTAAAACAGCATTTTATGGCCATAAAGAAACCCTTATTACAAGGTTATATTGTTACcagaaaacagtaataatgtattttattataaatattaaactgtatatttgaagacaaaacaaacataaatagaAGAGGGATATAAAGCAGAGGAAAAAAGCAGAACAAAAGAGCACAAAGGACACAGATCAGCAGTCAGGAGAGGAGGAGTACTAGATGTGTCATTGGCAAGGTGTCACCTCCTTATCATGATCATGTGTTTAGGAATGATTTGTCTTACTCAGACTGAGATGCACAAAGTGATAGGCATTTCTCaggaaaaacatgtttttttttttgtttgtttttttttaaatatttttttctttgttgcaTCAACATGTTTGTATCATACAGCAAAAATGTGTccattctgcaaaaaaaaaaaaagtgtgtgtgtaatataatatagtttctggttaaaatatttcaaatctataataaatgtatgttgTTAACAGTGCAAATCTTTCAAACTGAAATGATTTTAAACCTTCAAGTgtcaaaatatattacaaaatgtagCTACTTCAAGTGGCAGAAAGTACATTTGCAGTCTTTACATTTTGAGCAgatgcaaaatgtttttaaaatacagtttgtgaattataaatgtatttagacaAAGTATatggaaaaataattaaaggaAATATAAGTAACACAAActacatttatgtaattttttttttaaatcatttacagtatagcaatatattttgggacatttttgtatattttgaaatatttgaagTGAAAAGTTGCTGTACAGTATGGGTATAAAGATTGTACATGTTGGTGAATTGCCAATCTATAAAACCATGATTGTTTGTCTtaagattaaattaattatgaaatgaatCTATAAAATTGCAGCTGTGGTGGAAAGTGTGTCAGATGCATTTGGGTAAGCTATGAGAATGTGTATTAATAGAAAATGGTAAAAATTGTTTCACCGTTTTCAGACATACGGTTTTATTGATTGGTTTATGAAATGTGAATAATTtagtagtcgtggcctaatggttagggagtcgggcttgtaacctgaaggttgctggttcgattctcgcgccggcaggaattgaaggtggggattgtgaataaacagcactctctccaccttcgataccatgactaaggtgccgttgagcaaggcaccaaacccctaattgctccccgggcgctggagcaaggctgcccactgctccgggtgtgtgtgtgtgtgcacttgttcactactcactgctgtgtgtgtgcacttggatgggttaaatgcagagcaccatttcgagtatgggtcaccatacttgacaatacgtcgcgacttaacttaacttaacttaatgcACAGCAAAATTACTCTATAATGGTTTTTGACATTTATGctcattttctttttcacaaaatattgtTGCATATTCCCCAATGATTCTTAAACTTACCTCATGATATGATACACTTTACTGATAACATGGGGCAAATTTGTTTGAAGACATATTTTGTGGCTATATGTTATAGATGCATtcttctattttaaaatctaaaatatgaaGTATTAGAAGTTTTAGTTCACCTTTTAATTTCTTCTCGTTTAGGGCACAACTTggaaaatgtcacatttaaccTCATCCTCCCCACTTTAAGAATGGATGAACTTTAAGTCTGTTAAATAACCATTTCTTTATTATCATGTATTTTCCCTTATTTTACAGAGTTATTTCATCATCAGATGGGGAAGGATATTGCTGTGGACTGCTTTTATTTCCAGCTGTGCTCATTGAATGATTTGAAACCCTGCTTGGATCTATACTAAACCCATGGTAAGAATCACTCAGTGAAGCTATCAAGTCATTTCATAATTATAGAATTAATCACCGATAATTAGCCAATTAAGCTATTTTGTTTTCAGCTCACATACACTATTTAGTCTCCGCATTCTTCACCATCGTTGCTGGCTTAGGGTGACTGTGTCAGTCCTAATCCCTGCTGATTTGTTTACTTATCCAGGACGTCTACATCTAAGTCAAGCCTGACAAGAATTTAGATCCAGCTCACAGCTAGAGCATAATAAATTAACTCCTCTGCTTGTATGCGTATGTGCCAAAACCTATCCCCTGGATTAAATTCTTGACAAACTAGTTTTGATGCAACATATTTGTCTCGCTTCCACAGGCAGAGCCAGACATGGATTAAAGCACTGACGGCCCCATCAACACCGAGTGGTTGACGGAGAAGTGCATTGGCGATACAAATCGGCAAGAATACCATTATTAAAGCAACCGAAGAGCCACGTTTTAAGGACGATGGACACCTTGTCCCAGAACTCCAGACTTGAGTGCCAAATCTGTTTCAACTACTTCAGCCAACGGCGCCGTCCCAAACTCCTGCACTGCCAGCATACCTGCTGCTCCGTGTGTCTGAGCCAGATGCGGCTCAGCCAGAGAGAGCTCCGCTGTCCTTGGTGTCGTTGTGTGACGCAGATCCCCGGCGGACTTTCAGTCTCCCATCTTCCAGACGACCCGGAAGTACTTTCCATTATCAGTCTGTCTCACTCCTCCGAACACACTCCCATCTTTATACACTTACCCAACAGTGGCTGCTATTTGCTGCCCGTCCCTCTTGACACAGATGAGGCGTTGCTTCCCGGACAACCAGTGTGCCGATTTGGCCCAAAAAGCGTTGGGGTGTTAAATGTCTCTGATGGTGGGAGCCTCGTGCTGGGGGACGACACAGGTGAGGAGGGGAtggaggaggaggtggcggtTAAGACCACGGCTTGGACGGGGGTTTGCACTGTGCTACTGGTGgcattcattttgatttttctGCTGGGGATCGTGTTGCATAACATGTCCTGCGTGTCCAAACGCTTCACTATTATTTCCTGTGGATGAGACGGATTCATCAAATTCGCTTGTAAAGGACTGACCGTTATGGTTTGGAATCTCTTATGTGATTGTGATTAAGTACATCACATATCCAAGGTGACTAGTATATACGGTAGATAAGCAGAAGGGAATGAAAGAAGTCAAGGGCACAATCTATGCAATTTGTGGTATTTCAAAAGTCTGTGAAAGCCCTGATTCGTTCATTCATAGGAAATTTGTTCCATTAATGTGCAGAAATGTCATTAAAGTATCTAGCAGTATTGACTCCATGTATTTGCATGTCTTGTATGTAACTGAGGGAAATTAACTTGGTCTTTAATACTACAGTAGAGTTGTGTGTTATTGACAGTCTGTAGGTTGTGCAGTTTGTGACTGAACGCTAAAATGTAGAAATGAAATTACATATTGCTACATAGCTGCACTgcctttaaataatgtttttttttttcctttgctaTATTTGATTGCTGTATGTTTTAAGGTGTTTCAACTAAGCAGTTTTTATTAGtaacaaactgtttttttttctaatgggTTTTGACTTTGCTTATGATTAAATGTGTGAAAACATCAGTCTCAGATTGATTTTTGTGACATAATTTATACTTCATTCAAAgcaaatgaatattaatataagaACATTTCGACTTTACTACATGCTGCTTAAAAAGCTGCacaaatacactactgttcatgTGGGGCCAGTAagatttaagaaattaatacttttattcagcaaagatgcattgatcaaaattgacagtgaAGTGTGACTGtgaaaaatctaataaattgttcttttaaactctCTATTTATCAATTAGTCCTGCCTGAAAAAACAACATAttatagtttccacaaaaatatagttttcaacattgataataagaaatgtttcttgagcaccaaatcagcatattggaatgatttctgaaggatcatgtgacactgaagactggagtactgattgctgaaaatttagctttgccttcacaggaataaattcagatagaaaacagttattttaaattgtaataatattttgtaataatcctgtttttattgtatttttatcatataaatgcagcctaaatGAGCATACTGTAAGTGACTTCTTccagaaactaaaaaaaataaataaatcttactgaccccaaatttgtTAATGGTAGTGATTGTCACAGATGCATGTTCCCCACATGTTATTAATTATGTTATCAGCAGCTTGTTCACTCCAAAAGGAAAGTTCAgtttcggaacacaaattaagatatttttgatgaaatccgagagctttctcaccctccatagacagcaacgcaactgaaatgttcccagacctaGAAACGTTGCAAGGACATATTCTGCATCCGCCGTTATGCGGAGTATCACAACGTATGGGCATGCTTTCCTCTGCATGTAATCAATGCATACGCATGGTGCTGCTTATGGAAGGccaaaatgaccaaaaacacGTGAATTTTAACGTGTATTTCACGCATATTTAACACGTATTTAAGGCGTGAAAAATCAGCGCATATGACAGTAAATACGCGTATTCAACTTGTTAATAAGGCGTGAAATACACATCAGTTTGAACGGGTCAGTGTCATTGGCTGCTGAAGACTTGGGTCAAACCATTTATGTGAGCTAAGGGGGGGTAAAACCAGTGGAGGTAAGCAATCAAAACAGGTTTAAGATAATATGTTTGCGCTTACATTTACAGTTatcgccagcaggtggcgctaatTGAAACCTCTTCACAAAACCATTCCAGTCAACAAtccattaacaaaaaaaaaatattgttttattttcaaattacaatAGAACCAATCGACAGGAAGCTACTGtagcaaaatattaattacGGTTTGCAGTGCAATAGCCGGACTTCCAATAGGTCaacccattgactgccaaacaattaacactgtcaaggcccaggaAAGTattcagtggttcaaccttaattttacgaagctacgagaatacttttttgtcTCTCATTATTAATAGTTTGTTACTGTTATAATCCTAAATCAATCAATGGTTTTTAATTCAATATGTGTAATACatgtattaattaaaactaaattaaaaccaaataataattttcttacACAATTTCTGAATACCACATTTGTACATTGATCTCCAATGTGAGATGAGCTCTGGCCCAGTGCAGCTCACCCATCTGCATCAAAAGCTGTCAACACCACCCATCACACTTGATTGATGACAGtatatttgctttttttcaCCTGTTGTTCTTGGAATGCTATAAAAATAGCATGAACCTCTGTTGCATTTCATATTGTAATGTGGATCAATGCTTTTACTTACTTTGGGACAAATCACTATACGAACCAAACTGTATTGAACCCTGACACAAATTATAATGAATGATCAGTTGCTCATCAAGGtcataataaatacattctGCTATGCTTTTAAATTGTGATCTTATAGGCCACGTAGAATTATGACTAGACCTGATATAGTATGATAAATCATGTgatatgaaagaaaaataatttgttacaaaTGACAAGCATATGActaccagtgatgggaataacggcgttataaataaacggcgttactaacggcgttatttttttcagtaacgagtaatcaaacgaattactgtttcccccgttacaacgccgttaccgttactgacaataaaatgtggctttattattatattattataattgaatttttcagttcatctgaatggatgcgcagtgtagctgtatttgacgtaccataaactctagtgtgaaggcgcacgcctcgccgtcgctttctctcacatacacgcacgcaaagaaagatacagagcaagagagtctttcataacatgcagaattgacgcgctacatgtaaacgatattctttgttgtattttcttgtcaaaataacggagttccttttggaattcttcagcttttaagaactgccggtttctctggtagtgggcggaactaatgcgcaaaccacaatctcattggctggcgctcacctattatgttctctgttttgatttcagcaaatcaattcgagcgaacgcagacaacgtgattaatcttcatgaacccagcagctcattaatccttatgcgttttatattgatgacaaatatgcattcatacttggttattctaattactaaagttctatcatcatataatattgaattatcataatattatattataatacttgactgactgatactaagtgttagtagataaatagtgtagattaatgtacaatgttttataataataattaattctttttagtgtccattacattaatttaacatatttaatattgggggcatccaaagttatttgacatttgaattttttttttttaaagtaacgcactagttactttccctggtaagtagttacttttataatgatgtaactcagttactaactaagttactatttgtgagaagtaactagtaacgataactaattacttttttaaagtaacctGCCCAACACTGATGACTACTCACATTTTGTAGATCCTGTACTCTTAATTAACAGGTTTGACTGATTCAGCTACACCCTTTTACCACAGTTGCATAAAGCATACAGTCATGCTGTCTCCTTGCCCAAACATTTACAGTAGAACAcgctgtacacacacacacacacaataatatatatacagtgaggaaaataagtatttgaacaccctgctattttgcaagttctcccacttagaaatcatggaggggtctgaaattgtcatcgaggtgcatgtccactgtgagagacataatctaaaaaaatccagaaatcacaatgtatgatttttaactatttatttgtatgatacagctgcaaataagtatttgaacacctgagaaaatcaatgttaatatttggtacagtagcctttgtttgcaattacagaggtcaaacgtttcctgtagtatttcaccaggtttgcacacactgcaggagggattttggcccactcctccacacagatcttctctagatcagtcaggtttctggcctgtcgctgagaaacacggagtttgagctccctccaaagattctctattgggtttaggtctggagactggctaggccacgccagaaccttgatatgcttcttacagagccactccttggttatcctggctgtgtgcttcgggtcattgtcatgttggaagacccagcctcgacccatcttcaatgctctaactgagggaaggaggttgttccccaaaatctcgcaatacatggccccggtcatcctctccttaatacagtgcagtcgccctgtcccatgtgcagaaaaacaccccaaagcatgatgctaccaccccatgcttcacagtagggatggtgttcttgggatggtactcatcattcttcttcctccaaacacgtttagtggaattatgaccaaaagttctattttggtctcatctgaccacatgactttctcccatgactcctctggatcatccaaatggtcattggcaaacttaagtcgggcctggacatgtgctggtttaagcaggggaaccttccgtgccatgcatgatttcaaaccatgacgtcttagtgtattaccaacagtaaccttggaaacggtggtcccagctcttttcaggtcattaaccagctcctcccgtgtagttctgggctgatttctcacctttcttaggatcattgagaccccacgaggtgagatcttgcatggagccccagtccgagggagattgacagtcatgtttagcttcttccatttttaatgattgctccaacagtggacctttttcaccaagctgcttggcaatttcccgtagccctttccagccttgtggaggtgtacaattttgtctctagtgtctttggacagctctttggtcttggccatgttagtagttggattcttactgattgtatggggtggacaggtgtctttatgcagctaacgacctcaaacaggtgcatctaatttaggataataaatggagtggaggtggacattttaaaggcagacaaacaggtctttgagggtcagaattctagctgatagacaggtgttcaaatacttatttgcagctgtatcatacaaataaatagttaaaaaatcatacattgtgatttctggatttttttagattatgtctctcacagtggacatgcacctacgatgacaatttcagaccctccatgatttctaagtgggagaacttgcaaaatagcagggtgttcaaatacttattttcctcactgtatatatatatatatatatatatatatatatatatatgccaaaatcatcacaattaaaaggaccaaagacttaaactacttcagtctgtgtgcattgaatttatttatactacggggccgttgaatgcttgaatctgattggctgacgaacgttctgaggtgtgcaattattttcaaggAAACTCACGGCGaatgtagttccaggcagctcttgaccgcattacatgaccatatcacttcgccaaatgacttctgttatttcaaaggtcttacaacagcaaaataacc
This portion of the Onychostoma macrolepis isolate SWU-2019 chromosome 02, ASM1243209v1, whole genome shotgun sequence genome encodes:
- the rnf152 gene encoding E3 ubiquitin-protein ligase rnf152, with protein sequence MDTLSQNSRLECQICFNYFSQRRRPKLLHCQHTCCSVCLSQMRLSQRELRCPWCRCVTQIPGGLSVSHLPDDPEVLSIISLSHSSEHTPIFIHLPNSGCYLLPVPLDTDEALLPGQPVCRFGPKSVGVLNVSDGGSLVLGDDTGEEGMEEEVAVKTTAWTGVCTVLLVAFILIFLLGIVLHNMSCVSKRFTIISCG